The Haloarcula sp. DT43 DNA window ATCCGGTATCGGCAATTCAAAGAAATCTCCCTCGTGGAGTGTGACAAGATCGCTATCTGCAGCAAGGTTCTGGCGGGCACCGGAACAATCCAAATCAATACAGTAAGCATCAGTTCCCCCCTGTTCAAGGACAACACGAGACATTGCAGCAGAGCCACAGAAAATATCTAGAATTGAGTCGATCTCATACCGTTCACACAGCATCTCCATAGTCTGAATCGGACCAGGAAGCGGACCTGCAATCGCAGCCCCTCCCCCCAAGACAAGGTGATCCATTCCATATTGTTCCATCTTTGACGTTAGTTCGCTATCAGAAGCCAGAATACCGGATTTAATCGCTTTTTCCAGTGAAATTGAGCGGTCGAAGGGGCCATCGTTGATAGTAGAGCGTTGGATTGCATCAACACTGACTAAAAAACGCTCATCTATATCACGGGTTTGAGCCATGTAGGAGGTCAGCCATCCACTATAAAGGAGGGAAAAATATCCTCTGTATCCACCTACATTGAACGGTGTAGCTTGTCCAAGTAACTGAGACCTGTTGTTCGTCATCACACGGAGCACCACTTCGTACTCTATATCAGAGGAGTATGCAGATTGTCTATCATAGACCTCGATGTCTTGGACTTCGAATTCGAAATTCGGATCAACAATTACTCCTGTGACGAGCTGGTGGAACTCGGCGCGCAATTCTTTGTGGAGTGTCTCATCTCGTAGACGGTCAAGCGCTGTCATCGGCTCTCATCCTCATTGTTGTCATGCTGGGAGGCGGTAGCTGGACGACCAACAGCTCCAACGTAGAGGGTAGTTTCATTCCCATGCAGGCAGAGGTACTCATCGGCTTGATCCTCAAGGAATCCACCGTATGGTCGACACCCAAGACCAACGCTTTCGGAAACAAGACAGAGGTTCTGCATCGCATGCCCTGCTTCAAGATTTGCGTATCGGTAACCTCTTTCACCGTATTTCTTTGTAGTCCGCTCGAGGTCTGCAGTTACAAACACAAGCATTACAGCGTTTTCGAGGGACCCGTAGACGAATTCCGAAAACTCGTGAACATCGTCCTGTGGGGTCTTATTTAATGCATTTTGCCGGACATCATAGTGGTATACACCCGTTTCAACCTGTTTAGCGCGGAGAACAGTAGTGTAGAGCTCAAGGGGGTATCGAGCCCCTCCCGAAGGGTACGCCCTGAGGTGGTCATCGTCAGTCTCGCCTCGTTCCGTGATTCCTGCTGTCCTTGCTAACAATCGTCCAAGCGTCTCGCGGCCAATACTCGTAGGTTCGAATGTTACTGGAGATCGACGTGTATCAATCGTGCGTTCAAGTGGGACTGTCTCAACAGGGTCCGGGCAGGGGAGGTCTATCTTTTCCCCTCGGTCATATGTTTTATATTCAACTTCAAACCAGTCTTGAGGGGCTTCAGACTTGTCGACTGGGTCTATTTCGAGGTTTTTACTATTCTCGTGATACGTTCGGTGCAACGGTATGTTGTTGAGGTTCTTACGTGAGGTCATAGGAACGGATGTGGCATGGTGTTTAATTCCGATTCTGTGCGTGGTTCGGCCAGGTAGCCAGTCTCAACAGGGACGGAATATAGCCGGTCAGTACCGAGGTATTTGAATGATTCAATCAGATGGAGTGGGTGGAATTCGGGGATAACTGTACTGACCGTTTTGAATCCCTGAGTTCGAATATCAGGTGTAGTTACATCTGCGACATACCAAGAGTAGCCATTATCTTCCAGGAATGTTTCAAGGGTCGCAAGTGCATCGGAACGGTCACAGATGGGCTGTTTAAGACCCGTTCTCTCGTCTGTTTCCAGCCAGAAATCTAGTTCATTGACACGTTCGGGTGGGGCCCAGTACGCGGCGCGTTGTTTGAGTGTTTGAATCGTCGATGTATCACTGTCAAAGGTCTGTTCATAGGCATCCCAGGTGCTTATTTGGAATGCCTCACGAAGGGAATCCCGAATTGCAGTAGTCATGTCAACGCTTGCATCTAATCCTAAGCAGACACCAGGTCGACGGTCATGATCAGTGGCAATCGCCAAGCATGCATGAACTGGGTGGTCCA harbors:
- a CDS encoding SagB/ThcOx family dehydrogenase; this translates as MTSRKNLNNIPLHRTYHENSKNLEIDPVDKSEAPQDWFEVEYKTYDRGEKIDLPCPDPVETVPLERTIDTRRSPVTFEPTSIGRETLGRLLARTAGITERGETDDDHLRAYPSGGARYPLELYTTVLRAKQVETGVYHYDVRQNALNKTPQDDVHEFSEFVYGSLENAVMLVFVTADLERTTKKYGERGYRYANLEAGHAMQNLCLVSESVGLGCRPYGGFLEDQADEYLCLHGNETTLYVGAVGRPATASQHDNNEDESR
- a CDS encoding class I SAM-dependent methyltransferase, whose amino-acid sequence is MTALDRLRDETLHKELRAEFHQLVTGVIVDPNFEFEVQDIEVYDRQSAYSSDIEYEVVLRVMTNNRSQLLGQATPFNVGGYRGYFSLLYSGWLTSYMAQTRDIDERFLVSVDAIQRSTINDGPFDRSISLEKAIKSGILASDSELTSKMEQYGMDHLVLGGGAAIAGPLPGPIQTMEMLCERYEIDSILDIFCGSAAMSRVVLEQGGTDAYCIDLDCSGARQNLAADSDLVTLHEGDFFELPIPDRQFDIAVLDPYFDLIPEVIETRLEDIIKHTDQILLTAGFPSDGYWIDQIEAKLASKVESAERINTGRTIQLLGHT